GTGCCAGCGAAGGATTGGTGCTCACCGCTGGCTCCGTAGGCGATGGCCGGCGCGAGAGCCGTCCGGTCCCCGCCGGCCGCTGCCGCCAGCTCACCGGCCGCGGCGGTTGCCACGGCGGTGGCAATCCGGGTGTCGGTATCCAACGGCAAGTGCGGCCCGTGTTGTTCGGTTGAGCCAAGTGGAGTGAACAGAGTGATGGCCTCGTCTGCGAGCTCCCGGGAGATGGCGGTGCTCAAGACAGTCGGAACAGCCACCCGCCGATGGTAGGCCGAATTCACTTCAAATGCATCCAAAGTTGGCGCACCCGATCGAGGTCTTTACATCCTTGCTGGCCGTCGGCTTATGCCCTGGGCCCTATTTCGCCCCGATTGTCACGCCAGCCCCTGCCGCCACATCGACTCTGCCGGACACCGTGTTCAATTCGCGGTGCGCCGAACTAGTGCCGGCCCAGTCCCCGAGCAAACCCCTCCGGGATGAGAAGGTCATCTGGCGATAGCTCGTGCACAGACTTCTTGCCGAGCCCCATCAGCGCAGAATCGATACCCCCGCGCATGATGTCCAGAACGTTCTCGACGCCGGACTGACCGGCCGCCGCGAGGCCCCACAGATACGCCCGGCCGATCATCACCGCACGGGCGCCCAGAGCCAGTGCCTTGACGACGTCGCTGCCCCGTCGGATGCCACCATCGAGTAGCACTTCGACATCGCCTCCCACCGCCTGGGCGATACCGGGCAGCGCGCGGATCGACGCCGGCGTTCCGTCGAGATTGTTGCCGCCATGATTGGACACCGAGATCGCTGAAACTCCGCTATCCACAGCACGTTTGGCGTCGTCGATACGCATGACGCCCTTCAGCATGAACGGACCGTCCCACTGCTCGCGCATCCAGCGCACGTCATCCCACGTCGGCGCCGGGGTGCCCATCCACTGCCCATAGGCGTCGAAGAACGGCGGGCCGGCCTCCCCACGGGCGGCCTGGTTCGGCACCCGCAGGTCCGGAATGTTCATCCCCTTCCCGAACGACCACAGCCAGCCGGGTTTGGTGACGACTTCCGGCGCCAGCCGGATCATCGATCGCAAGTTCATCTTCTCGGGAATGGACGGACTCCCCCAGTCGCGCCCGTGCGAGAAGCTCCAATCAAGGGTGGCGATAAGACCAACCGCTCCAGCATCTTTCGCACGCTGGATGCGCTGAGCGACATCGTCACGGCCACCCAGCCAGTAGATCTGAAAATGCGTCTTCGGGTTGGCGGCGACCACATCTTCGATGGGCTTGCTCGCGAACGAGGACAACCCCATCGCCGTTCCACGCGCCGCGGCGGCCCGCGCCACGGCGACCTCACCATCGGGGTC
The nucleotide sequence above comes from Mycobacteroides saopaulense. Encoded proteins:
- the mftD gene encoding pre-mycofactocin synthase MftD (MftD, an enzyme found in the mycofactocin biosynthesis locus, performs an oxidative deamination of 3-amino-5-[(p-hydroxyphenyl)methyl]-4,4-dimethyl-2-pyrrolidinone (AHDP). The resulting compound, now called pre-mycofactocin (PMFT), is a biologically active redox cofactor that can oxidize the non-exchangeable NADH of TIGR03971 family SDR-type oxidoreductases.), whose protein sequence is MARNTWFETVAIAQQRAKKRLPKSVYSSLISASEKGLTVSDNVEAFGELGFEPHVVGIQPDRELSTNVLGQDISLPVMISPTGVQAVDPDGEVAVARAAAARGTAMGLSSFASKPIEDVVAANPKTHFQIYWLGGRDDVAQRIQRAKDAGAVGLIATLDWSFSHGRDWGSPSIPEKMNLRSMIRLAPEVVTKPGWLWSFGKGMNIPDLRVPNQAARGEAGPPFFDAYGQWMGTPAPTWDDVRWMREQWDGPFMLKGVMRIDDAKRAVDSGVSAISVSNHGGNNLDGTPASIRALPGIAQAVGGDVEVLLDGGIRRGSDVVKALALGARAVMIGRAYLWGLAAAGQSGVENVLDIMRGGIDSALMGLGKKSVHELSPDDLLIPEGFARGLGRH